Proteins co-encoded in one Parus major isolate Abel chromosome 17, Parus_major1.1, whole genome shotgun sequence genomic window:
- the ENTPD2 gene encoding ectonucleoside triphosphate diphosphohydrolase 2 isoform X1, producing MARRLAALLLLLALGCLLGILLLLLGSRDTRGPPGFKYGIVLDAGSSHTAMFIYKWPADKENDTGVVSEHSMCDVEGPGISSYSSNPLAAGTSLEHCLNLALKDVPKEKHASTPLYLGATAGMRLLNIADPQVSDAVLRAVAATLKTYPFDFRGAKILSGEEEGVFGWVTANYLLENFIKRGWLGEWIQPQKKTLGAMDFGGASTQITFETRDTIENPRNEVMLKLYGQAYKVYTHSFLCYGRDQVLKRLLSKLLQAESYQEIVFYPCWPMGYNKSLLLSSIYDSPCTEKERPSLALNTTVTLVGTGNGNLCSLHVSKLFDFTNCSFSRCSFDGVFQPKVSGDFIAFSAFFYTVDFIQTVMRRPVHLPSDLKDAAETICATSWSELLQKAPKLEKRLPDYCAVSAFVYLLTTKGYSFNNHSFTNIAFQKKAGETSIGWALGYMLNLTNMIPAEKPSSHKSMLYNYWVILILLFVVTTLTSLVTAICLLRHSKSSII from the exons ATGGCCCGCCGTCTGGCCGCCCTGCTTCTGCTCCTGGCCCTCGGCTGCTTACTgggcatcctcctcctcctcctcggctCCAGGGACACACGGGGCCCGCCGGGCTTCAAG TATGGCATCGTGCTGGACGCTGGGTCCTCCCACACCGCTATGTTCATCTACAAGTGGCCTGCAGACAAGGAGAATGACACCGGGGTGGTCAGCGAGCACAGCATGTGTGATGTGGAGG GTCCTGGCATCTCCAGCTACAGCTCAAACCCTCTGGCGGCCGGGACAAGCCTGGAGCACTGCCTGAACCTGGCCCTGAAAGATGTGCCCAAGGAGAAGCACGCCAGCACCCCGCTTTACCTGGGTGCCACGGCTGGCATGCGTCTGCTCAA CATTGCAGACCCACAGGTGTCAGATGCTGTCCTCAGAGCTGTAGCAGCCACACTGAAGACGTACCCCTTTGATTTCCGGGGAGCAAAGATCCTGtcaggggaagaggaaggggtCTTTGGCTGGGTCACTGCAAACTATCTCCTGGAGAACTTCATCAAG CGTGGATGGCTTGGAGAATGGATCCAGCCTCAGAAGAAGACCCTGGGGGCCATGGACTTTGGGGGCGCTTCCACACAGATCACTTTTGAAACCAGGGACACAATTGAAAACCCCAGAAATGAG GTGATGCTGAAGCTGTATGGCCAGGCATACAAAGTGTACACACACAGCTTTCTCTGCTATGGGAGGGACCAGGTCCTCAAGAGGCTCCTCTCTAAGCTCCTCCAG GCTGAGAGCTACCAGGAAATTGTCTTCTATCCCTGCTGGCCTATGGGCTACAACAAGAGCCTATTGCTGAGCAGCATCTATGACAGCCCCTGCACGGAGAAGGAGAGGCCAAGCCTTGCCCTCAACACCACTGTTACCTTGGTTGGCACCGGGAATGGGAACCTCTGTTCTCTGCATGTCAGCAAGCTCTTTGACTTCACCAACTGCTCTTTTTCCCGCTGCTCCTTTGATGGTGTTTTCCAACCGAAGGTTTCAGGAGACTTCATT GCCTTCTCTGCCTTCTTCTACACGGTGGACTTCATCCAGACCGTGATGAGAAGACCCGTGCACCTGCCCAGCGATCTGAAGGATGCTGCAGAGACCATCTGTGCCACCAGCTGGAGTGAG ctgctccagaaagCCCCCAAGCTGGAGAAGAGGCTGCCAGATTACTGCGCTGTCAGCGCATTTGTGTATTTGCTCACCACCAAAGGCTACAGCTTCAACAACCACTCCTTCACCAACATTGCCTTCCAGAAGAAG GCAGGAGAAACCTCCATTGGCTGGGCCCTGGGCTACATGCTGAACCTCACCAACATGATCCCAGCAGAAAAGCCCTCCTCCCACAAAAGCATGTTGTACAACTACTGGGtcatcctcatcctgctcttTGTGGTCACCACCCTGACATCCCTGGTGACTGCCATCTGCCTGCTCCGGCACAGCAAGTCCAGCATAATCTGa
- the ENTPD2 gene encoding ectonucleoside triphosphate diphosphohydrolase 2 isoform X2, translating into MARRLAALLLLLALGCLLGILLLLLGSRDTRGPPGFKYGIVLDAGSSHTAMFIYKWPADKENDTGVVSEHSMCDVEGPGISSYSSNPLAAGTSLEHCLNLALKDVPKEKHASTPLYLGATAGMRLLNIADPQVSDAVLRAVAATLKTYPFDFRGAKILSGEEEGVFGWVTANYLLENFIKRGWLGEWIQPQKKTLGAMDFGGASTQITFETRDTIENPRNEVMLKLYGQAYKVYTHSFLCYGRDQVLKRLLSKLLQAFSAFFYTVDFIQTVMRRPVHLPSDLKDAAETICATSWSELLQKAPKLEKRLPDYCAVSAFVYLLTTKGYSFNNHSFTNIAFQKKAGETSIGWALGYMLNLTNMIPAEKPSSHKSMLYNYWVILILLFVVTTLTSLVTAICLLRHSKSSII; encoded by the exons ATGGCCCGCCGTCTGGCCGCCCTGCTTCTGCTCCTGGCCCTCGGCTGCTTACTgggcatcctcctcctcctcctcggctCCAGGGACACACGGGGCCCGCCGGGCTTCAAG TATGGCATCGTGCTGGACGCTGGGTCCTCCCACACCGCTATGTTCATCTACAAGTGGCCTGCAGACAAGGAGAATGACACCGGGGTGGTCAGCGAGCACAGCATGTGTGATGTGGAGG GTCCTGGCATCTCCAGCTACAGCTCAAACCCTCTGGCGGCCGGGACAAGCCTGGAGCACTGCCTGAACCTGGCCCTGAAAGATGTGCCCAAGGAGAAGCACGCCAGCACCCCGCTTTACCTGGGTGCCACGGCTGGCATGCGTCTGCTCAA CATTGCAGACCCACAGGTGTCAGATGCTGTCCTCAGAGCTGTAGCAGCCACACTGAAGACGTACCCCTTTGATTTCCGGGGAGCAAAGATCCTGtcaggggaagaggaaggggtCTTTGGCTGGGTCACTGCAAACTATCTCCTGGAGAACTTCATCAAG CGTGGATGGCTTGGAGAATGGATCCAGCCTCAGAAGAAGACCCTGGGGGCCATGGACTTTGGGGGCGCTTCCACACAGATCACTTTTGAAACCAGGGACACAATTGAAAACCCCAGAAATGAG GTGATGCTGAAGCTGTATGGCCAGGCATACAAAGTGTACACACACAGCTTTCTCTGCTATGGGAGGGACCAGGTCCTCAAGAGGCTCCTCTCTAAGCTCCTCCAG GCCTTCTCTGCCTTCTTCTACACGGTGGACTTCATCCAGACCGTGATGAGAAGACCCGTGCACCTGCCCAGCGATCTGAAGGATGCTGCAGAGACCATCTGTGCCACCAGCTGGAGTGAG ctgctccagaaagCCCCCAAGCTGGAGAAGAGGCTGCCAGATTACTGCGCTGTCAGCGCATTTGTGTATTTGCTCACCACCAAAGGCTACAGCTTCAACAACCACTCCTTCACCAACATTGCCTTCCAGAAGAAG GCAGGAGAAACCTCCATTGGCTGGGCCCTGGGCTACATGCTGAACCTCACCAACATGATCCCAGCAGAAAAGCCCTCCTCCCACAAAAGCATGTTGTACAACTACTGGGtcatcctcatcctgctcttTGTGGTCACCACCCTGACATCCCTGGTGACTGCCATCTGCCTGCTCCGGCACAGCAAGTCCAGCATAATCTGa